One Sediminibacillus dalangtanensis genomic region harbors:
- a CDS encoding MFS transporter, whose translation MDEKKLIIVGLPMIAVTYGLSRFSYGLMLPYISETIKMEQYTSGVISSFSYIAYCIAIIVAMAFSIKISPKAILFLAGLLAVLGLGIISIAASPGILGLGIFLAGLSTGFSSPPYATIVSKNVKRRLQNQTNSWINSGTSIGTALTGAIAIIMADSWRETYLIFMLIAIVVVFANYKVLPKNQTVKENVTFGFSKEEWRRAIPLIVASMLLGLSCSAYWTFSRDFILQTESVPDYIGEWFWVVIGISGLLGGTAGAVINKFGLATAYWISVLTLSTSSLLLGTFTGKSMIGFLSPALFGSSYIFMTGVLIAWGISVFKSNPSFGLGVPFLILALGQAIGSIFSGVFADLLGYPAIFIGGSLIGYAALMLKKHKANKGF comes from the coding sequence ATGGATGAAAAGAAATTGATTATAGTGGGTTTGCCGATGATTGCTGTGACGTATGGTTTATCCAGATTTAGTTACGGTTTAATGCTCCCCTATATTAGCGAAACCATTAAAATGGAGCAATATACAAGCGGTGTCATTTCGTCTTTCTCCTACATTGCATACTGTATCGCAATTATAGTAGCTATGGCATTTTCTATTAAGATTTCTCCAAAAGCTATACTTTTCTTGGCTGGACTGTTAGCTGTACTTGGTTTGGGGATTATCTCTATTGCAGCTAGCCCTGGCATACTAGGTCTGGGTATATTTTTGGCAGGACTAAGTACTGGTTTTTCATCACCTCCCTACGCGACCATTGTGAGCAAAAATGTAAAAAGAAGATTACAGAATCAGACGAACTCTTGGATAAATTCAGGCACTAGTATTGGAACAGCTTTAACAGGGGCTATTGCTATAATCATGGCAGATAGTTGGAGAGAAACGTATTTGATATTTATGCTCATTGCCATAGTAGTGGTATTCGCTAATTACAAAGTGCTGCCAAAAAATCAAACGGTCAAAGAAAACGTGACATTCGGTTTCTCAAAAGAAGAGTGGAGAAGGGCCATCCCATTAATTGTCGCATCTATGTTATTAGGATTATCCTGTTCGGCCTACTGGACGTTTTCCAGAGATTTTATCTTACAGACCGAAAGTGTTCCTGATTATATCGGAGAGTGGTTTTGGGTGGTTATTGGAATTTCAGGATTGTTAGGAGGAACTGCAGGTGCAGTTATAAATAAGTTTGGTTTAGCGACTGCATACTGGATTTCTGTATTAACCCTTTCAACCTCATCTCTGTTATTAGGTACATTTACAGGTAAAAGTATGATTGGATTTCTTTCGCCAGCCCTTTTTGGCAGCTCGTATATTTTTATGACAGGTGTTTTGATAGCGTGGGGAATTTCCGTGTTTAAGTCCAATCCCTCATTCGGCCTAGGGGTACCCTTTTTAATACTGGCACTCGGTCAAGCAATAGGATCGATTTTCTCGGGGGTTTTTGCGGATTTATTAGGCTATCCCGCCATATTTATAGGAGGTTCCTTAATTGGTTATGCAGCTTTAATGCTAAAAAAGCATAAAGCGAATAAAGGTTTTTAA
- a CDS encoding TetR/AcrR family transcriptional regulator yields MKKSKKKEAILNTAEKLFYQHGFHSIGVKAILDQAGVAPMTLYYHFKSKEDVIKEILFRRENHYFEMLGEKINKSDGIDSYMTSLIQAHMDWIKAEGTNGCLFLRAKQEYEGINEEIAALSREHKKTLLNRIENDLKPFDVPGSFGVQLSIILEGLTSMAQIQGIEEVKEAATDLVKGLTDSGNEF; encoded by the coding sequence ATGAAAAAGTCAAAGAAAAAAGAAGCGATATTAAATACGGCTGAAAAATTGTTTTATCAGCACGGTTTTCATTCGATTGGTGTAAAGGCTATATTGGATCAGGCCGGAGTCGCACCAATGACGTTGTATTATCATTTCAAGTCGAAGGAAGATGTCATTAAAGAAATATTATTCCGAAGAGAGAATCATTATTTCGAAATGCTAGGAGAAAAAATTAATAAAAGTGATGGAATTGATTCGTACATGACGTCCCTGATCCAGGCTCATATGGACTGGATAAAAGCGGAGGGGACTAACGGTTGCTTGTTTTTAAGAGCAAAGCAGGAATATGAAGGCATAAATGAGGAGATTGCTGCGCTAAGCAGGGAACATAAAAAAACACTGCTAAACAGGATTGAAAATGATTTAAAGCCATTTGATGTTCCGGGATCGTTCGGTGTTCAATTATCCATTATACTAGAGGGATTAACATCCATGGCCCAGATACAGGGAATAGAGGAAGTGAAAGAGGCTGCAACCGATTTAGTGAAGGGTTTAACAGATTCGGGAAATGAATTTTAG
- the rlmD gene encoding 23S rRNA (uracil(1939)-C(5))-methyltransferase RlmD — translation MKKRKHSGDKRSGTKHNQSTKSHSKKHSKVATRDKLQGKNPNKNKRPRNKKSVTAKVSCTGLTNDGKGIVRWEGKQLEVEHLLPGETAEITVSTSGKYVAAELKRVITPSENRVKPACSYYYECGGCQLQHMNDRAQMHFKQETIDKLMKPFGKPESILTMDHPYDYRNKSHTTFGLNKDRQIIGGLYAQNSHQLISMDRCLIHDPKADEIWQTIKGMMRSFKIQPYNEDTGQGFLRHVLVKVGKVSGEIMVVLVVATSVFKGKNNFVKALRKAHPEITTILMNVNNRKTSMVLGDQEKVLFGKGTITDTLCGLKFDISAKSFYQINPVQTEKLYAKAIEMAKLSGKETVIDAYCGIGTIGLIASQKAGKVIGVELNKDAVRDAIHNSKRNGVKNARFYQGDAGEFMVQMAARGEKADVVIMDPPRSGSDEAFLSSVVKLKPKRVIYVSCNPETQVRDMNYLTRNGYEVKGIQPVDMFPQTVHVETVAEMVLKVSN, via the coding sequence ATGAAAAAACGGAAGCATAGTGGAGATAAAAGATCGGGAACAAAACACAATCAATCAACTAAATCCCACTCAAAAAAGCATTCAAAAGTGGCCACACGAGATAAATTACAAGGCAAGAACCCGAATAAAAACAAGCGTCCACGTAACAAGAAAAGCGTAACCGCAAAGGTGAGCTGTACAGGGCTGACCAACGACGGGAAAGGTATTGTCCGGTGGGAAGGTAAACAGCTAGAGGTAGAGCATCTACTACCTGGCGAAACGGCTGAAATCACCGTGTCCACTAGCGGGAAATATGTTGCTGCGGAACTGAAGCGAGTAATAACTCCGTCTGAAAACCGGGTCAAGCCAGCCTGTTCCTATTATTACGAGTGCGGCGGATGTCAACTGCAGCATATGAACGACCGTGCGCAAATGCACTTTAAACAGGAAACGATAGATAAATTGATGAAACCGTTCGGGAAACCGGAATCCATTTTAACCATGGACCATCCGTATGATTACCGGAACAAGAGCCATACGACATTTGGGCTGAATAAGGATCGGCAGATTATTGGCGGGCTCTATGCTCAGAATAGTCATCAGCTTATCTCCATGGATCGGTGTCTCATTCACGATCCGAAAGCGGACGAGATTTGGCAAACCATTAAGGGCATGATGAGGTCTTTTAAAATCCAGCCATATAATGAAGACACTGGACAAGGCTTCCTGCGCCATGTACTGGTAAAGGTCGGTAAGGTGAGCGGGGAGATCATGGTGGTGCTGGTTGTAGCGACCTCTGTATTCAAGGGAAAGAATAATTTTGTTAAAGCCCTCAGGAAGGCGCACCCAGAGATCACGACCATCCTCATGAACGTGAATAACCGGAAGACGAGCATGGTTTTAGGGGATCAGGAAAAAGTACTGTTCGGAAAAGGGACAATAACAGATACCCTGTGTGGGCTGAAGTTTGATATTTCCGCTAAATCCTTCTATCAAATCAACCCTGTTCAGACGGAAAAGCTATATGCAAAAGCCATTGAGATGGCGAAATTGTCCGGTAAGGAAACGGTAATCGATGCATACTGCGGAATCGGCACGATTGGTCTGATTGCCAGCCAAAAAGCAGGCAAGGTCATTGGCGTGGAGCTGAACAAGGATGCGGTTCGAGATGCCATCCATAACTCCAAGCGTAATGGCGTAAAAAATGCCCGTTTCTATCAAGGCGATGCTGGTGAATTCATGGTACAGATGGCAGCGCGCGGTGAGAAAGCGGATGTCGTCATCATGGACCCGCCTCGAAGCGGAAGTGATGAAGCGTTCTTGTCCAGTGTGGTGAAACTAAAACCAAAGCGTGTCATTTATGTGTCCTGTAATCCGGAAACGCAGGTACGGGATATGAACTATTTAACCAGGAACGGGTATGAGGTGAAAGGTATTCAGCCTGTGGATATGTTTCCACAGACGGTGCATGTGGAGACGGTAGCGGAGATGGTGTTGAAGGTGTCAAATTAA
- a CDS encoding DUF2200 domain-containing protein → MPKHKIYTMSFASVYPHYIKKAEKKGRTKTEVDEIIRWLTGYSQEGLEAQLEKQTDFETFFAEAPGMNPSRTLIKGVICGVRVEDIEEPTMQEIRYLDKQIDELAKGKEMEKILRK, encoded by the coding sequence ATGCCCAAGCATAAGATTTATACCATGAGTTTCGCAAGTGTGTATCCCCATTACATTAAGAAAGCGGAGAAAAAAGGACGTACGAAAACGGAAGTGGATGAAATCATCCGCTGGTTGACCGGGTATAGCCAGGAAGGGTTGGAAGCGCAACTGGAAAAACAAACAGACTTTGAGACCTTCTTTGCAGAAGCTCCCGGGATGAATCCGTCGCGAACTTTGATTAAAGGCGTAATCTGCGGTGTACGAGTGGAAGACATCGAAGAACCTACAATGCAGGAAATCCGCTATTTGGATAAACAAATCGATGAATTAGCAAAGGGAAAAGAAATGGAGAAAATTTTGCGCAAGTAA
- a CDS encoding alpha/beta fold hydrolase — translation MSGYITLNKKKIYYEIHGDAHLPVFLYLHGGPGAGSYDFIEHQGKQLSKFMRIIAIDQRGVLRSDPIEDNERFGILDLVDDCEAIRKQLGIKKWGIIGHSFGGYVAVHYQLHYPENVTHLLLECPMYDLGSSARSLITGAAQEYERLEKDEKIKECLATVKIKDTEEVWEKCIEFLRDLGEHKDNLYVYGEDKHFFDRLVENSGIPPENWERAANHQQKLYQEGKVFESLSPQLDSITCPMLLMKGKYDWVTSKEQMAAFTNGQSNRKLAIFKQSGHFPRFEEPALYASVIREFISVY, via the coding sequence GTGTCTGGATATATAACGCTTAATAAGAAGAAAATCTATTATGAGATTCACGGCGATGCCCATCTACCTGTATTTTTATATTTACATGGTGGACCGGGGGCTGGTTCCTATGACTTTATTGAACATCAAGGAAAACAGCTTTCAAAATTTATGAGGATCATTGCAATCGATCAAAGAGGGGTGCTTCGCTCAGATCCAATCGAAGATAATGAGAGATTCGGAATACTTGATTTGGTAGATGACTGTGAAGCTATTCGTAAGCAACTTGGTATAAAAAAGTGGGGAATTATCGGTCATTCTTTTGGTGGATATGTGGCGGTACACTATCAATTGCATTATCCTGAAAACGTGACACACCTTTTGCTGGAATGTCCGATGTATGATCTCGGAAGTTCTGCTCGCTCACTGATCACAGGGGCTGCCCAGGAGTATGAACGATTAGAAAAAGATGAAAAGATCAAAGAGTGCCTGGCTACTGTGAAAATCAAGGATACAGAAGAGGTTTGGGAAAAATGTATAGAGTTTCTCCGTGATTTAGGAGAACATAAAGACAATCTGTATGTGTATGGAGAAGATAAACATTTCTTTGACCGGCTTGTTGAAAATTCCGGGATTCCTCCAGAAAATTGGGAACGGGCAGCGAATCATCAACAAAAGTTATATCAGGAAGGGAAAGTATTTGAATCATTGTCCCCTCAACTGGACTCTATTACCTGTCCGATGTTATTGATGAAAGGGAAATATGATTGGGTAACGAGTAAGGAACAAATGGCAGCTTTTACGAATGGACAGTCCAACCGTAAGCTAGCTATCTTTAAGCAAAGCGGGCATTTCCCGAGATTCGAGGAACCAGCATTGTATGCCAGTGTAATAAGAGAATTCATATCTGTTTACTGA
- a CDS encoding TetR/AcrR family transcriptional regulator, whose product MANERKRGEELEIAILEAADEIIKMKGYWSLTFQNVAKQAKTSRTVIYRRYETPFEILHALVKYKSKQAFDGPMIDLLKDKGSLREDLIAVMELFQQLFRKVGLGVLDAMLFELRQGNEESLLWLNQAHESNIKVMKKVQGFAMRRGEIKHEFSRMQMILPFNILRMENLMNGKKLTKEYIIQLVDEVLMPMYTKET is encoded by the coding sequence ATGGCGAATGAACGAAAACGTGGAGAAGAATTAGAAATTGCGATTCTGGAAGCTGCGGATGAAATCATTAAAATGAAAGGATATTGGAGTTTGACGTTTCAAAATGTTGCAAAACAAGCGAAAACAAGTCGAACTGTAATCTACCGTCGTTATGAAACACCATTTGAAATATTACATGCATTAGTAAAATATAAATCCAAGCAAGCTTTTGATGGCCCAATGATTGACTTACTGAAGGACAAGGGAAGTTTACGTGAAGATTTAATTGCTGTTATGGAACTTTTTCAACAACTTTTTAGAAAGGTAGGTTTAGGTGTTCTCGATGCGATGCTTTTTGAATTGCGTCAAGGTAATGAGGAATCATTGTTATGGTTAAACCAAGCACATGAAAGCAATATTAAAGTGATGAAAAAGGTACAGGGTTTCGCTATGCGACGAGGAGAAATTAAACATGAATTTTCAAGGATGCAGATGATTCTGCCATTTAACATATTGCGCATGGAAAATTTGATGAATGGAAAAAAACTGACAAAGGAATATATTATACAATTAGTAGATGAAGTGTTGATGCCAATGTATACCAAAGAAACATAA
- a CDS encoding dihydrofolate reductase family protein: MRKIIVTEFLTLDGVMEDPGGGDESEYGGWSAQFWSKEAEEFKHDELFASDALLLGRVTYQGFAAAWPAMTDDTGFAERMNNVPKYVVSTTLEEVEWNNSRLIKGNLAEEISKLKQEPGQDITVHGSGQLVNSLMQYDLIDEYRLMIHPVVVGGGKRLFKENSHAKNLSLVETHTFKSGIVVLIYKSV; encoded by the coding sequence ATGAGAAAAATTATTGTAACAGAATTTCTTACACTTGATGGTGTCATGGAAGATCCAGGTGGTGGTGATGAATCTGAGTACGGTGGATGGAGTGCCCAGTTCTGGAGTAAGGAAGCGGAGGAGTTTAAGCATGATGAACTATTTGCAAGTGACGCACTCTTACTGGGACGTGTAACCTATCAAGGATTTGCGGCTGCATGGCCAGCGATGACAGATGATACAGGATTTGCTGAAAGAATGAACAATGTTCCAAAGTATGTTGTTTCAACAACACTGGAGGAAGTAGAATGGAATAATTCGAGGCTGATTAAAGGTAATTTAGCAGAAGAAATATCTAAGTTAAAGCAGGAGCCTGGTCAAGATATTACAGTTCATGGCAGTGGTCAATTAGTTAATTCCCTGATGCAGTATGACCTCATTGATGAATACAGACTCATGATTCATCCAGTTGTTGTAGGTGGTGGGAAACGTCTATTTAAAGAGAATTCACATGCGAAAAATTTGAGTCTTGTAGAGACGCACACGTTTAAATCCGGCATAGTCGTGTTAATTTATAAGTCTGTTTAA
- a CDS encoding SRPBCC family protein, with amino-acid sequence MNDHKRIHETTSRVEGRELVIERIFDAPRELVFKVFTDPDHLENWWGPEGWTTTNYKTDIQPGGVWHFCMRSSDGQESWGKALYHEIDVPERIVYTDVFSNEEGNTVESMPEMLVTLTFIEYKGKTKIVNRTRFASEKQLESIIDMGVVQGFTEMWNCLEKHLQTIQRSKQR; translated from the coding sequence ATGAACGATCATAAACGTATCCATGAAACGACTTCGCGAGTGGAAGGACGGGAACTTGTGATTGAACGTATCTTTGATGCACCGAGAGAACTTGTGTTTAAAGTCTTTACAGATCCGGACCATTTAGAAAATTGGTGGGGACCGGAAGGGTGGACGACGACAAATTATAAGACAGATATTCAACCAGGAGGTGTCTGGCATTTCTGCATGCGTTCCTCTGACGGACAAGAATCGTGGGGAAAGGCATTATATCATGAAATTGATGTGCCTGAGCGAATTGTCTATACAGATGTTTTCTCTAATGAAGAAGGAAATACGGTTGAAAGTATGCCGGAAATGCTGGTTACATTGACCTTTATCGAATATAAAGGGAAGACGAAGATCGTTAACCGTACGCGTTTCGCTTCTGAAAAACAGTTGGAATCTATTATTGACATGGGCGTTGTTCAAGGATTTACAGAAATGTGGAATTGTCTCGAAAAACATCTCCAAACCATCCAAAGAAGTAAGCAAAGATGA
- a CDS encoding ArsR/SmtB family transcription factor, whose product MNQTLLNTLAEPNRFRIVEYLKEGPRTVGEISDHLQIRQPQASKHLRVLNEAKIVEVQAEANRRIYKLRPEPFYALEEWLVSYRNIWEDRFERLDTYFSDLQKKNGEND is encoded by the coding sequence GTGAATCAAACTTTATTAAATACACTTGCAGAGCCCAATCGATTTCGAATTGTAGAATATTTGAAGGAAGGCCCCCGAACAGTTGGGGAAATTTCCGACCATCTACAAATTCGTCAACCTCAGGCATCTAAACATCTTCGAGTTCTCAATGAAGCGAAAATTGTGGAAGTACAAGCAGAAGCTAATCGACGTATTTATAAACTGCGTCCTGAACCATTTTACGCATTGGAGGAGTGGCTGGTTTCATATCGAAATATTTGGGAAGACCGATTCGAACGCTTGGACACTTATTTCAGCGATTTGCAAAAAAAGAATGGTGAAAATGATTAA
- a CDS encoding IS1595 family transposase, translating into MWKDVYEEFSELTKSEQMALFDAMKQDLFPEEPDKITKLLKTIREARFSTGMACVHCGSMSVKRNGKYRTRQRYLCKDCNRTFNDMTNTPFAGSRYPGKWVKYIELMVDGFTLPKIAEKLQIHISTAFYWRHKILNALGSLGFNQLQGIIESDETFFRESLKGRREITHRKAKKRGEKDKKRGISNLKIAVVVAQDRNGNMIARKAGTGRVKAEEIDTVIGEYIHPSALLCTDTSTNYKKFAKLKGLIHETVNERQKQRVKKGIYHIQHVNNFHNRLKGWLERFQGVGTYYLDNYLYWFRWLELGKDLAFDKRVEQMLISACQKSNHTTVEMLKSA; encoded by the coding sequence ATGTGGAAGGATGTATATGAAGAATTCAGCGAATTAACGAAATCAGAGCAAATGGCTTTATTTGATGCTATGAAACAGGATTTGTTTCCAGAAGAGCCTGACAAAATCACAAAACTACTAAAGACCATTCGGGAAGCACGATTTTCTACGGGTATGGCTTGTGTTCATTGTGGAAGTATGTCTGTTAAGCGTAATGGTAAATATCGTACTCGCCAACGCTATTTATGTAAGGATTGCAATAGGACATTCAATGATATGACGAATACTCCATTTGCAGGTTCACGATACCCTGGAAAATGGGTGAAATACATTGAACTAATGGTAGATGGATTTACTCTGCCTAAAATCGCTGAAAAACTTCAAATACACATTTCCACTGCATTTTATTGGAGACATAAAATCTTGAACGCATTAGGAAGTCTTGGGTTCAATCAATTGCAAGGTATCATTGAAAGTGACGAAACCTTCTTTCGTGAGTCATTAAAAGGTCGAAGAGAAATCACTCACAGAAAAGCCAAGAAACGTGGAGAAAAAGACAAGAAAAGGGGTATTTCTAACCTTAAAATTGCTGTTGTAGTAGCACAAGATAGGAACGGCAATATGATTGCTCGAAAAGCAGGAACAGGGCGTGTTAAAGCCGAAGAAATTGACACTGTGATAGGTGAATATATTCACCCATCTGCTTTGTTATGCACAGATACATCCACAAACTATAAGAAGTTTGCCAAACTGAAGGGACTCATACACGAAACAGTCAATGAACGCCAGAAACAACGTGTTAAGAAAGGGATATATCATATCCAACACGTTAATAACTTTCACAATCGCTTGAAAGGGTGGTTGGAACGATTTCAAGGGGTTGGAACATATTATTTGGACAACTATCTCTATTGGTTCCGTTGGCTCGAATTAGGGAAGGATTTAGCATTTGATAAACGAGTAGAACAAATGCTTATTTCAGCGTGTCAAAAATCTAATCATACTACAGTTGAAATGTTAAAAAGTGCATAA
- a CDS encoding ArsR/SmtB family transcription factor, with amino-acid sequence MKQSVLILTQLEQLKALSDPLRVKILHLLIENSYSGQQLSQLLDVPRQKIHYHLKDLEKNNLIYLVSESKKRNMTEKLYRAVARSFIPAKDLLPYQTIQGESGKIMTLTAIDRTKERALEAPDDAFITDSEDPKEWDKVASQLEVQTTEEKFRHWVTKYQALLEELQEMTDKGENSKWYYVSTFGFQMKAPFFKANEDEEDEHG; translated from the coding sequence GTGAAGCAGAGCGTACTTATTCTTACACAACTGGAACAATTGAAAGCGCTGAGTGATCCATTACGTGTGAAAATACTACATTTATTAATTGAAAACTCTTATTCCGGACAACAATTATCTCAGTTATTGGATGTGCCCAGGCAAAAAATTCATTATCATTTAAAAGACCTTGAAAAGAACAATTTAATCTATTTAGTTAGTGAGTCAAAGAAACGAAATATGACTGAAAAACTCTATAGAGCAGTGGCAAGAAGTTTTATCCCAGCAAAAGATTTACTGCCTTATCAAACCATTCAGGGTGAAAGCGGAAAGATTATGACGCTTACTGCAATAGACCGGACAAAAGAACGTGCCTTGGAGGCTCCAGATGACGCTTTTATTACTGATTCTGAAGATCCTAAAGAGTGGGACAAGGTAGCCAGTCAATTAGAAGTACAAACAACCGAAGAAAAGTTTAGACATTGGGTTACAAAGTATCAAGCATTATTAGAAGAATTACAGGAAATGACAGACAAAGGAGAAAACAGTAAATGGTACTATGTATCCACCTTTGGTTTTCAAATGAAGGCTCCTTTTTTCAAGGCTAACGAAGACGAGGAAGATGAGCATGGTTAA
- a CDS encoding MFS transporter — MVKWQTKAFQQFSVLVWSMLLSNVVFNITRFMAMPFIAIYFSEKLNLNPSEVGILIGISPLSSLIFSILGGRLGDKFGVHRMYPFALIVPAVSLVGYIIVPNYYAIAVFSVFAGVGWAIYNSTSNAILAIHAPESHTEKIFSYNYWGINLGGALGPLIGVAVIAGGNYEIPIGLFAFVLLLIAGTMLLLFRKTGAILQDHNNTEEKKDTDAKGSVFKLLFKDRTLILMTISSFLIYFIEAQDDSNFAQFLNGSFENGIQIFGTLVSMMTGIIVIVQPIIAQYIDRMNNNVAFIFGNGLYFVGFLSLFFLYNQTWSWYFAFALITLGEIIVAPKKQAIMAKSAPRHLKATYFSIIYAGGNLANAIGPWIGGLLLTHVGVNYLLLLLMVVTAFQCYILINANQSYERLSKPKQTINEA; from the coding sequence ATGGTTAAATGGCAAACGAAGGCATTTCAACAGTTTTCTGTACTAGTATGGTCTATGCTGTTGTCAAACGTTGTATTTAATATTACACGTTTTATGGCAATGCCTTTTATAGCCATCTATTTCAGTGAAAAATTGAATCTTAATCCTTCAGAGGTCGGGATATTGATTGGAATTTCCCCGCTAAGCTCATTGATTTTCAGCATTCTTGGAGGGAGATTGGGAGATAAATTCGGGGTCCATCGTATGTACCCGTTTGCTTTGATTGTACCCGCAGTTAGTCTTGTTGGTTACATAATTGTACCAAACTATTATGCCATAGCAGTTTTTTCCGTATTCGCAGGAGTAGGATGGGCAATTTATAACTCGACCAGTAATGCTATTCTTGCTATACATGCACCCGAATCTCATACAGAAAAGATATTCAGCTATAATTACTGGGGAATTAACCTTGGTGGTGCTTTGGGACCACTTATCGGTGTGGCCGTTATTGCAGGCGGAAATTATGAGATACCAATAGGACTGTTTGCTTTTGTACTGCTATTAATTGCCGGAACAATGTTACTTTTGTTCAGAAAAACGGGAGCTATCTTACAAGATCATAATAACACCGAAGAGAAAAAAGATACTGATGCTAAAGGCTCTGTTTTCAAACTATTATTTAAGGACCGAACATTAATATTAATGACCATAAGTTCATTTTTAATCTATTTTATTGAAGCTCAGGATGATTCCAATTTCGCTCAATTTTTAAATGGTTCTTTTGAGAATGGGATACAGATATTTGGAACACTAGTCTCCATGATGACAGGGATCATTGTGATAGTTCAGCCAATCATAGCTCAGTATATTGATCGTATGAACAATAATGTAGCGTTTATATTCGGAAATGGTTTATACTTCGTTGGATTTTTATCTTTGTTTTTTCTATATAACCAAACATGGTCATGGTATTTCGCATTTGCGCTTATTACGCTTGGAGAAATTATTGTAGCACCAAAAAAGCAGGCCATCATGGCCAAAAGTGCTCCACGTCATTTAAAAGCAACTTATTTCTCCATCATCTATGCTGGCGGAAATCTTGCAAATGCCATTGGGCCTTGGATCGGAGGATTACTATTAACGCATGTAGGCGTTAATTATCTCCTCCTTCTATTAATGGTTGTAACTGCCTTTCAGTGTTATATATTAATAAATGCTAACCAATCCTATGAACGACTTTCTAAACCCAAACAAACTATTAACGAAGCCTGA